One genomic window of Syntrophotaleaceae bacterium includes the following:
- the rpsD gene encoding 30S ribosomal protein S4, translating into MGRYTGPTCRLCRRAGQCLYLKGDRSLSDKCGIRRRDYPPGQHGARRGKVSEYGKQLREKQQMRQTYGLREKQFRNLFRKAERMKGVTGENLLVLLERRLDSIVYRLGFATTRAEARQLVNHGHFLVNGRKESIPSSLVRPGDVIELRERSRKIPRINENLEAAPRRGLASWVELDRTNFRGEVKALPQRQEMTSPAFEEHLVVELYSK; encoded by the coding sequence ATGGGACGATATACGGGACCGACCTGTCGATTGTGCCGAAGAGCCGGCCAGTGCCTCTATCTCAAGGGTGACAGGTCCCTTTCCGATAAATGCGGCATTCGCCGCCGGGATTATCCGCCAGGGCAGCACGGAGCGCGCCGGGGCAAGGTGTCCGAGTATGGCAAGCAGCTTCGGGAAAAGCAGCAGATGAGGCAAACCTACGGACTTCGGGAAAAGCAGTTTCGGAATCTCTTCCGCAAGGCCGAACGAATGAAGGGTGTGACCGGTGAAAATCTGCTGGTCTTGCTCGAGCGGCGCCTTGATAGTATCGTTTATCGACTTGGTTTTGCCACGACCCGCGCCGAAGCCCGCCAGCTGGTCAATCACGGTCATTTTCTGGTCAATGGCCGCAAGGAGTCGATCCCCTCCAGCCTGGTACGGCCCGGAGACGTCATCGAGCTCAGGGAGAGAAGCCGTAAGATTCCCAGAATCAACGAAAACCTGGAAGCCGCGCCGCGCCGCGGGCTGGCTTCCTGGGTGGAGCTCGATCGAACCAATTTCCGCGGCGAGGTCAAGGCTCTGCCGCAGCGGCAGGAAATGACCAGCCCCGCCTTTGAAGAACATCTGGTGGTGGAGCTGTATTCCAAGTGA